TTACTGAGTAATTTTTATAGAAAATAGATAAAATCAAAGCGATTATAATCAAGAAAGCTATATGGATATAAATTAATTTTCTCTTCATGCATTTTCACCTCTCTCAATATATCGAAAAAAATAAAAAAATATATGAACGTACTGCATAATTCATGGCTTATGCAGTACGTTCGTATTATATGCTTTAACATTATTGAACATAATAATTGTTTGTAACTGTTTTATTTACAGTTGCTTCTAATACACTATATGTTAACCAAACTGGATGGCGTGAATATATTTCAAAATAAAATCCATTGTGAAATACACGATTTCCTGAAACTCTTGGTTTATCCAAAGGTACACAAACTTCATATTCTAAGAGTAATTGTTGCCCTTCTGTATATAAGTAATCGTTTGAGCCTATAGTAGCCTTATGCCCTCTAACAACTTTTCCATATTGTAGTAGTTGACCGTTTACTGTTATAGGATAGGTAGTAGTACCAGCTGAACTATTTTCTACTTTATACTCAATTGCACTAAAAAAACTAACTGCATTACTAAAAGTATCTCCAAACGGCAACAGTCCAATCAATGAACTCCAAGAAATATTTAATGTTCCAGAACTACAGCTTGCCTGTTTTGTAATTTTAGAAAATATATCGGTATTTCCAGACCCAATTCCTACTTGCATATATAAATTTCTTATTCTTAAATAGGAACTATTATCAAATAATTGAATTGAACCATTATATGCAAGATAAATATATTGAGCTTCGGTTAGGATATTAAACTGTGCAGAGCCTGTGCCTCTTGAAGCTGAAGCAGTAATTGTATTTGGCTTATTACATGTATATCCCCATTTCAATAAAGTTGTAAGTCTATTTCCGCTTCCTACTGGCCATTCCACAGTATTTTTGTAGTAACCGTAATTGTCATTATCATTATATACTTTTTATATACTTTCTTACCAAGAGTAATAAAGTCACTCACGGGAACACCAGGTACTGGAGATGTTGTTGTGAGACTAACAATTTGAGATTCCTTAAGGCTAACATCTTTGGTTTCTTCAAGCTGGGAAGTATTACTGTTTGCGATAAAAGGCATAAACCAATTTTCAGAAAAACCTACTTTGTCAGCATCGTCAATGTTTGTTTTGCCAATTTCTATACCTGATTTATCAATTTCATCTTTATTATAAGTTTCAGCTGGCTCTTTAGCAAGATTATATAAGCTTGATAATTTATTTATACTGGGGAAAACATCTTCAAAGTAGAAAATATCATTTGTGTTTGTGCACAATACTGCTATTTTAGCCACAGTTTTATTTTTAAGTTTTCTATTTACAGGAAGAAGAAGTCCTTCATTGGCGTTATTTTCAATTATAAATGATAATATTTTGTAATCTCCTTCATTGTTAAATAATACTGTTAGAGATCTTGTTTTCTTCAACATCATGTTTTGAGAATAATATATTTTTCCAGTTGCTTGAATTAAATTTTGCATATTTTTATTTTCTATTACAGCTTCTAAAATAAGCTCATCATTTTTTATTTGCATTTTTTTAATTATCAATTTAGAATCCAGTTGATTTTCGGAATCAACTTTAACAAAATTTCCACCTTTATATTGTATTCCTTTTAAAATACCATTGTCAACAATCAATTCATTGTTTTCAGCATACGCTTTAATATTAAAGGCACTCGAAATAAGAGAAAAAGATATTATCATCAATACTGCTAGTATTTTAGTAATTATTTTATTTCTAACTATCATAATACTCCTCCTCCTACTCAAGTTAATTATTTATATAACTGCAATTCACAATTTTAACAACAATTCCCTTCTTACATTATATTTTGATCAGAATCGGATATAAATGCTGTTTCACTTCTGCACCGCATGGCACATACAACAGAATGAACTTAAGAAAGCCGAAGATGCCAAAGAACTTTTCAGCATAGACAATAACCAATTTTTGTATTTTCTGCATAAACTTTTTCGCTGCTATAGAAAGAGTTTTAACTTTAAGTTTTTTCTTCTATATTTCTGTATAACTTAACCTATAAATGCCATAGCAATATAGAATGCTATAAAGTTTTACTTTGTGCTTTTATAGTTTTTAATCTGTTAGAAATCCTTAGTAAATCACCCCTCGACTCTTTGGTATATTTGAAAATAGAATAAGAAGAATAAAGTTGTTGAATTAGAAGGCAAAAGTTTTAAATGATGAAATCACCTCTCAAGTTAATTATTTACTTTAATATTAGCAAAAAAAAAAACGCAATAGTCAGATTTAATAAAGTCATACTTTTAGATTTGTTAGTATTGTCTAATAAGAGTGGCAAAAATAACATGTAAGGATAAAGCAAAGATCAGTTATTTCTTGAATATAGGTTTTATAAATCAAATAAAATGAGCCACATCTTAAGGGGTTCAATTAATAAAAATCGATGTAGCTCACTTCCAAATCAAAAATATAATCAGTTATTAATAGTATAAATCAACAAGTAGTACTTTTTGTCCTTCTTTTGTACTCCTGTAAACCAGATATTATATCCATTTTCTCCCAACATGGCTCCGTACTGATTTACAAACATAAACAAAGGGTCAGCATTGATAATTGCTTTTTTTAAATTGCCATTAAATATCTTGTCAAAATTATTGATAAACTCTTTTTCATTTTTTATACTTTTCTTTTTACCATCAATTTTAACATCAATAGGGTACACTATCAGTTTTGCAAGTGCTTTCTTGTCGTTTTTTATTAAATATTTTTGAATGTTAGTAGCGAATTTTACTACTTCTTCGTCTGGAAAACCAACCAAGTTATATCTTTTCCCATAATCTGTATAAATTACATCAACAAGCTTCAGTTTAAAAGGCAATTTAATTTTACCATTACTCCAAGTTCCTTCAACTGTGTCTGCTGTTTTTAAGTTACCATAAAAAGTTCCTGCAATTTTGCCTTTTTTGTTAAATTCGTTTAATGTTATTTTCCCGTTTTTCAGTTTTCCTTCTACTTTTATATGCTCTTTAACTCCTTTAAAAGCGTAGAGCCCTGTAATTTTTGAGTTATTAATATATATGCTCATTATTATATCTTTACTTCCTTTTTTGCCGCTGTAATCGTAATAGCCTTTTTCGATTTTTTCATTTTTATCATTGCTTAAAACAAGGGTGCTTTTCAAAATTAAAATCATGATTGATATTAGTACAATAATTCTTTTTCTGGCTTTCAAAGATTTCACCTCTAATTATCATGATAATATGCCACAATTTGCTTTACTCTACCTTTTGATATTTTAAATTCAATTCCATAATAGAGACTGTCTTGGTAATAAATGCTGTCAATTTCACCTTTTTCATTATAGGTTATGCAACCAAATTGTGTGATATCATCTTTTGTTTTTGGCTTGATATAGTATAGATATTTTTTGCCACCAATTTTTTCTGGACTATATCTAAATTTATTTATCACTCTTTTATAACTATCTCCAACTTCAATTCCTCTCGGTCCTTTTATTCCTCTCTTGTTAATCTCTGCGTATATTATATAAAATGAATTCTTTTTAACACCTGGTGCTAACCAAAGGCTACCCCAATCATAGTAACAATATTCCCCATAATCACCATAAGCGCCCCACCATTCTTTCTTAACCTTTTTAGGTTTTCCTATTTTTTTTATCAATTCTCCCTTTGTAAATTCATCTTTTAATTCTACCAAAACTGGCTCCTCTCTCTCTCAATATAGCTTGTATAGACAGGTTTGTTATTTCTAAAAACAAAAAGATCATCTTTCAAGATTAAAAACATTCCCATAGCAATAATTGTTATTACAACAAAAATTGATAGAAGCACAGATATTTTTTTTTCTCATTTTTTAACATCCTTTTCACTCTTTGTTTTTAATCTTAGTAAATCCATTGGATTTATTAAATTGCTTCTGCGCTCATAATTCGCCTCTGGAACATATTTGTAAGTTTTGTTATTTCTTTGGGTAAGAGGTCTACTACTGTCACCTTTATAAACTTCTAAATGAAGCATTGCATTGCCAGATTGTGTATTAGGTATAACTGTAGCTATAACTTGTCCTTGCTTTACTTTATCCCCAACTTTAACTTTTGATTTAACTTCACCGTATCTGATAACAGAACCATCACTGTTTTTTATTTCTATTGCCTGTGTACCCGCATAGAAATCATAAACAGCAGTTACTGTTCCATCAGTCATTGCTAACACTTTTGCATCTTTTACACCCTTGTTGTTTTTTTTATCGTAAGTTAAAAGATCAACTCCTGCATGAGTTCTTGTACCATTTTTTCGTGGAGCACCAAATTGCCTTCCATCTGTTGAGGGATTGGCTACGATTAAGTTTTTGGACTCTAAAGGAAATATCCACTTGTCAATCCGTTGTTCCCAGAATTCTTTGCTTGGATCGGTTTTTCTTGTTTCACTGGTTTTAGTTTTTCAACTGAACTACTTGAATTTAGAATTTTACTGCTATTATTTGGATTTTGAATGGAACTGGCACTTTTTGAAGACGGCAAAGTGTAATTTGAACTTGGTTTAGAATAGACTATTTTACCATAGAACTCATCAGCAGAAGAACCTTTTTCATAGACATAGGCAGGCGAAATTTTAGAGTTGTTTTGGGCTAAGTTTTGTTTTGAAGGTGAAAAATAGCTTTTTGAAATTTGCTCTGCAGTAGTTTTTTGCGCTGACAGGTTTTGAAGATAAGAGTTATTTTTAAGAGTCAAATTAAGATTGTTAGAAGTTAATACAATACTTTTCAATTTTCTCATAACCCCCTATTATCATTCATTTTTTGTTTATAATGGAATTATGATACAGCACTTGCCAAAAAGGCAATTGGCATTTTAAATAAAGTTTAAAATGTGGTGAGAGGAATTTTTGTGAAGAATTAATAAGAAAACTATGGTAAAATATTAAAACTAGAGATGAGTTTTAGAAAATTTTTTGCTCCAGCCGCCTGAAAATGAAAAATGCTTGAAATAATCAAATGAAAAATTTAGGAAAAAAAGGAGAGTAAGAGACCATGGTTATAGACTTTCACACCCACTGTTTTCCCGATGACTTGGCACCAAGGGCAATGTCAAAACTTTCACAAAATTCTGGTATGCCATATTATCATGACGGGACTTTGTCAGGTTTGAGGGAGTCTGCTAAAAAAGCTGGAATTGACATGTGCGTTGTTTTGCCAATTGCAACAAAACCTCAGCAAACAATGACTATTAACAGATGGGCATTGTCTGTGATGGAAGAAAACAACGACATAATTTGTTTTGGCACAATTCATCCTGAGTTTGATATGTGGGAAGAGGAAATAAGGTGGTTAAAAGAAAACGGCTTTGTCGGAATAAAATTTCATCCTGATTATCAGGATTTTTTTGTAGATGATAAAAAGATGTACCCTATTTATGATGCTATTGCAAAAAACGATATGATTATACTTTTTCACAGTGGAGTTGACCCAGCTTATATGCCTCCCTACCACTGCACACCAGAAAGGCTTCAAAGAGTCTTGAAGGATTTTTCAGGTGCAAAGATTGTTGCGGCGCATATGGGTGGATACAGGTTTTTTGATGAAACGCTTGAGTGTTTAATAGGTAAAGATGTGTATTTTGATACATCCTTTTTCTTTGGTGAGGTTCAAATACAAAATCTCGAAGAGATTTTCAGAAAACATGGCATAGATAAAATTTTATTTGCAACAGATTCTCCCTGGAAAGACCAGAAAAGAGAAGTTGAGTATATAAATAGCTTAAGACTTTCTGAAGAAGAAAAAGAAAAAATTTTATGGAAAAATGCACAACAGTTGCTTAAAGTTAAAATTGTCCATAGAACAAAGTAATAATTTTTTGTGTTAACAATACTAATGGCAAATTAGAGAGAGGGGTTTTTAAAAATTGAGAGTCAAAATACTTATTAACAACTGGACATTTAAAGGTGGGTATTTAGCAGAACATGGTCTTTCGCTTTTTATTGAAAAGGATGGGAGAAAGATTTTGTTTGATTGTGGGCAAACAAATGCTATTTTGAAAAACATTGAGAAGATGGCTGTTGGGTTTGATTTTGATGCAATTGTTCTAAGCCATGCTCATTATGATCATACAGGCGGACTTAAATTTCTTATTGAAAAAACAAGTTGTCCTGTTTGGGTGCATACAGGGTTTTTTGCAAAAAAGTTTGCTAAAAGAGAAGGCGAGTATAAATTTATAGGTGAAAATTTTGAAAAGCTTGATACGGCAAAGTTTAAGATTGTCGATGAAGATGTCTATGAGATATTTGATGGTATTTTTATGGTGAATGTTACCTCGGGTAATGAATCTAATGAGTTTTATATTCTCAAAGATGGTCGGTTTCAAAGTGATTTGTTTTTAGAAGAACAGTCGCTGGTGATAAAGGAAGATGGGAAAATTGCTGTGATTGTTGGCTGCAGTCACAATGGAATTGAGAAGATAATAGAAAAAGTAGAAAAATACTTTTCTCACAGCATCTTTGCAGTTATTGGTGGTTTTCATTCAAAAGACTTTCGACAAAACGATTTGCAAAGGCTTTGTCAGTTTTTCAGGGAAAAGAGAATCTATAAACTTGTACCTCTTCACTGTTCTGGGATAGAGACATTAATTCATTTTGCAGGCAATCTTCCAAATAAGCTAAAGATTTGTGGTGTAGGAGATGAAATTGAAATATGCTAAAATGTATTATGCTAAATACTAATTCAATGAAGTCTTCATAATTTAAATTTGTTCTAAAAGGGTGGAAATTCAACATGAAAGCAAATTTTTGGCTAAACAAGACAGTTATCATCACAGGGGCAACATCTGGTTTGGGGAAGGCAATAACAAAGATTTTACTTGAAAAAGGTGCAAAGGTTGTTGCCATTTCAAGGTCAGAAGAGTCGTTAAAAGGGCTTAAAAATGAGCTTGTAAGTTTTTCGGAAAATCTCTTTTTAATAAAGGCTGATGTAACTGTTAAGAAAGATTGTAAAAATACTTTTAAAATTGTAAAAGATAAGCTAAAAACAGCAGATTTATTAATTAACAACGCAGGTGTTGGTTTGAGATGTGAAGTTGAAGAAATAGATGAAATTGATCTTAGAAAGGTATTTGATACTAATTTTTTTGGTGCATTTTACATGATGAAGTATGGAATATCATTTTTTAAAAAAATAGGTAAAGGTACAATTGTAAATATTTGTTCGCTCGGTGTTAAAAGACCTGTTCCATTTACCGCAGGTTATACGGCTTCAAAAGCTGCTCTATCAACCTTAGCTGATGCTGCAAGACTTGAGCTTAAAAAAGATGGGATTTCTGTTTTGTGTGCATATCCGGGTTCAATTTCAACAGACTTTAGAAAAAATGCTCTGGGTAAGCCTTATCCTGAAAATGAAGTGCGGCTTTCCAGACTTTCACCTGAGATTGCAGCAAAAAGAATTTTAAGGGGAATTGAGAAAGGAAAAATAGAAATTTACACATCAAAAAAAGATTATCTATTTGTTCTTTTCACACGGCTTTTTCCAAAGCTTTCTGAAAGGGTGGTTGAGAAAGCATTTGCAAAAAACAGGAATAATTAAAATTAAAAATTATTTTTGCACTCAGTTTTCAATTAAGAAATTAGGGCTAATTGGCATTTAAAAAGATAGCGCAATTGCCGTGGGGCACACAATTTCCTTGACATAAATAAAAATACATGCTAAAATAATTCAAAATTTATTCTTAGGATTGCAAGAATTAAAGAAATTACGTCCGACAAAGAAAGGCAGAACGGTCGGACTTTTCATATATAAAGGGTGGTTTTGATGAAGGTGAAGATGACGGTAGCACGGGCAATGGTAGAGGTTTTAAAGAGCGAGGGTGTAGAGATTATCTTTGGCATTCCAGGTGCGGCAATATATCCGTTTTATGATGCGCTCTATAGCTCTGATATTAAGCATGTCTTAGTACGTACTGAACAGGCAGCAGTTCATGAGGCAAGCGGATATGCACGCACAACAGGCAAGGTTGGTGTGTGCGTTGCAACCTCTGGGCCTGGTGCTACAAATCTTATAACTGGCATTGCAACTGCATATATGGATTCAGTTCCTATTGTAGCAATTACAGGTCAGGTAAATTCAAGTTTAATTGGGAAAGATGTGTTTCAAGAGGTGGACATTACTGGAGCCACAGCTCCTTTTACCAAGCATAATTATCTTGTGAAAGATCCAAAAAAGATTGTAAGAGTATTAAAAGAAGCTTTTTATATAGCCTCAACAGGAAGAAGAGGACCTGTTTTAGTAGATGTCCCCATAGATGTTCAGATGCAGGAGATTGAATTTGAAATTCCGAGAGAAATTGAGATACCGGGTTACAAGCCGAGGGAAAAGGGACATCCTTTACAAATAAAAAGGGCGGCAGAAGCTATAGAAGCTGCCAAAAAACCGGTTATATGCAGTGGTGGCGGTGTGATTGCTTCAAAGGCTTCTGAAGAATTGAGAATTCTGGTTGAAAGGCAAAAGATTCCAGTTATTTCAACTTTAATGGGGATTGGAGCTATTTCGACAAATCATCCATACTATCTTGGGATGATTGGTTCACACGGGCAGAGAGAAGCAAATCTTGCTTTAAGACAGGCAGACCTTTTAATTGTGGTTGGAGCACGGCTTGCTGACAGAGCATTAGGTGATACAAAGATTACTGACAATATGAAAATTATTCATATAGATATTGACCCTGCTGAGATTGGTAAAAATGTTGATACTAATATCCCAATTGTTGGTGATGCAAAATATGTTCTTTCAGAAATAAACAAAAGAGTTTCGGAGAGAGAAGAATTCTGGGCTGCCGAGATAAAGGCGCAAAAGAAAATTTTGCCAGACGATGGAAAACTTCATCCCTATGATGTGCTGAGAGAAATTTCAGTTCAATATGATGGAGAGTATATAATCACAACAGATGTTGGTCAGCACCAGATATGGGCGGCACACCATTTGTATATAAAAAGACCAGGGACTTTTATTACATCTGGTGGACTTGGAACAATGGGATATGGTGTTCCGGCAGCTATTGGTGCAAAGTTTGGAAAACCAGAAGAAGAGGTTATAGCAATAACAGGTGACGGAAGTTTTCAGATGCTTATGCAAGAGCTTGCAACAATAAAAAGAGAGCAGGTGCCAGTTAAAATTGTTTTATTTAACAACACAAGGCTTGGAATGGTATATGAACTTCAAAAGAAAAGATGTACAGGCAGATTTATAGCAACGTGCTTGGATGGTAACCCTGACTTTATGATATTGGCAAAGGCATATGAGATTGAAGGTATGAGGCTTGAAAGTAAAGAAAAATTAAAAGAAGCTATTTCGGCCATGAAAAATCACAAGGGTCCATTTTTACTTGAGGTTGTGACAAGCCCTGATGAGCCAACTATACCTTAAGGGTTAAATTGAGCTTATTAAAATTTTGGTGATAGGGGGATGCAAGAAGGTGAAATATACACTTTCAGTTTTGGTTGAGAACCACCCGGGTGTACTTTCCCGCGTTGCAGGACTTTTTTCAAGAAGAGGTTTTAATATAGACAGCCTTGCTGTTGGCGTAACAGAAGACCCTACCATATCGCGCATGACAATTGTTGTAAATGGAGATGACTATATTGTTGAGCAGGTGACAAAACAGCTTAACAAACTTATTGATGTGATAAAAATTAAAAAGCTAAACCCGAAAGAGGCTGTTGAAAGAGAACTTGCGCTTATAAAGGTTAATGCTAATTCTCAGACACGTTCAGACATTATTCAAATAACAGAGATTTTTAGAGCCAACATTGTGGATGTATCAAAAGAAACGCTTACAATTGAGATTTCAGGGGATGAAGATAAGATTGAAGCTTTAATTGAGCTTTTGAAACAATATGGTATTCGCGAGGTAGTCCGGACAGGACTTATTGCTATAGAAAGAGGAAACAAAGTGATAACAAAATCTAAGTCTGAGGAGGATGAGTAAAATGGCAAAAATATTTTATGATCATGATTGCAATCTGGACCTACTAAAAGATAAGACAGTTGCAGTAATTGGTTTTGGAAGCCAAGGTCACGCCCATGCACTGAACTTGAGAGATTCTGGTATAAACGTTGTTGTTGGTCTTTATCAGGGCAGCAAGTCCTGGGCAAAGGCAGAAAGTCATGGACTTAAGGTTATGACAGCTGATGAGGCTGCAAAGCTTGCAGATGTAATAATGATTCTTGTAAATGACGAGAAACAGCCAAAGCTATTTAAAGAAAGCATTGAACCTAATTTAAAGGAAGGAAAGGCAATAGCATTTGCGCACGGGTTTAACATTCACTTTGGTCAGATAGTTCCACCATCATACGTTGATGTTATAATGATAGCTCCAAAAGGACCAGGGCATACAGTCAGAAGCCAGTACGAAGAGGGAAAAGGTGTGCCGGCATTGGTTGCTGTTCATCAGGACTACACAGGCAAAGCTCTTGATATTGCTCTGGCATATGCAAAAGGTATTGGAGCATCAAGAGCAGGAATAATTCTTACTACATTTAAAGAAGAGACTGAAACAGACCTTTTTGGTGAACAGGCAGTTTTGTGTGGAGGTCTTACAGAGCTTATCAAGGCAGGTTTTGATACACTTGTTGAAGCAGGATACCAGCCAGAGATAGCCTATTTTGAATGTCTGCACGAGATGAAACTTATAGTTGACCTTATCTGGCAGGGTGGACTTTCACTTATGCGTTATTCAATATCAGATACTGCAGAGTATGGCGATTATATGACAGGTAAGAGAATTATTACAGAAGAGACAAGAAAAGAGATGAAAAAAGTATTAGAAGAAATTCAAAATGGTACATTTGCAAAGAAATGGATATTAGAAAATATGGCTGGAAGACCGGAGTTCAATAGCATAAGAAGAAGAGAGCAAAATCTATTAATAGAGCAGATAGGTAAGGAACTTCGAAAGATGATGCCGTGGATAAAGCCTATAAAAGAATAAAGGTGAGGGGTTCTGAATGGGAAACAGAGTTATAAAAATTTTTGATACAACACTCAGAGACGGTGAGCAAACACCAGGTGTGTCGCTCAACGTCAATGAAAAACTTGAAATTGCTAAACAGCTTGAAAAACTCAAAGTTGATGTGATAGAAGCAGGTTTTGCAATAGCATCTCCTGGTGATTTTGAGGCAATAAAGGTTATTTCAGAAAATATAAAAGACGCAGTTATAGTATCTTTGGCGCGAGCAGTAGAAAAGGATATAGACAGAGCATATGAAGCACTCAAAAACGCGCAAGCGCCGAGGATTCACACATTCATTGCAACAAGCGATATTCATATGAAATACAAGCTCAAGATGACAGAAGAGGAAGTACTTGAAAGAGCTGTTGCGATGGTAAAATATGCAAAAAAATATGTGTCTGATGTAGAGTTTTCATGTGAGGATGCGACACGTTCAAGAATAGAGTTTTTAATAAAAGTGTTTGACGCTGTTATAAAAGCTGGTGCAACAGTTATAAATATTCCTGACACTGTTGGCTACACAACGCCTGAAGAAATGAAAAGAATTATAAGGGCTTTAAAAGAGAATATTCCTGATATTGATAAGGTTCAGATTTCAGTTCACTGTCATAATGACCTTGGCCTTGCTGTTGCAAACTCATTGGCTGCTGTTGAAGAAGGTGTTCACCAGGTTGAATGTACAATAAACGGTCTTGGAGAAAGAGCAGGTAATGCTGCTTTGGAAGAAATTGTGATGGCTCTTAAAACAAGAAAAGATTTTTACGGTGTTGATGTTTTGATTGACACAACTCAGATTTACAGAACAAGCAAACTTGTATCATCGCTCACAGGCGTGTTTGTTCAGCCAAACAAAGCAATAGTTGGTGCAAATGCATTTGCACATGAGTCTGGTATACATCAGCATGGAGTACTTTCAGAAAGGTCTACTTATGAAATTATTGATCCTGTTTCAATTGGTCTTCCTAAAAACAGGATGGTTCTGGGCAAGCATTCAGGTCGACATGCGTTTGAGGAAAGACTCAAAGAGCTTGGATACACTGACCTTACAAGAGAAGAGATTGATGCAGCGTTTGAAAAGTTTAAAGTTTTGGCAGATAAAAAGAAGGTTGTGCTTGACAAAGATATTGAGGCTCTGTTAGAGCAAAAATCACTTAATATTCCAGAAACATACGAACTTATAAGATTTCAAATAATAAGCGGAAATGGTCTTATCTCAACTGCATCTGTAAGGATAAAATCAGGGGATGAAGAGTTTGAAGAAGCAGCAACAGGTGATGGTCCTGTTGATGCAATCTTTAAGGCAATAGATAGAATAACAGGGCTTCAGATTGAACTTGATGATTACAGCATAAAAGCTGTGACACAAGGTAAAGATGCTCTTGGCGAGGTAACAGTCAGAATCAAGAAAGACGGCAAGGCTTTCTTGGGTCGAGGACTTTCGACTGATATTTTAGAAGCAAGTGCCAAAGCGTATGTAAACGCTATAAATAAGATGCTGTATAAAATTTCAGAGGAGTAAAATTGCCTCTTTACAATTTTATAAATTGGGTTTAAAATAATTAGCAAATAAATTTTAAAGGGTCAAAGGGGTGCAAAAAATGATAATACGAATATGCGGCGCAATCACAATAATTGGTATTATTTCGATAATTAGAAAGAGAATAATTAAATTGATTTATAAAATTTCATATGCCGCATTGCACCCATTTTGGCCTGTGTATGATGAAAGAGGGTTTTTAAAAAGACCCTTAGGGCATGGTTGAATTGATAAAAAGTTTTGTTTCAAATGAGTTTTGAGTTTTAAAGCCCAGCCTAAAAAATCACAGGCTGGGCTTTTTTGATATTCTTAAAGGAGGGAAAATAAAGTGGAAGATAACAAGACAATCATCATCTATGATTCGACTTTAAGAGATGGAGCTCAGGCGGGCGGAATTTCATATACTCTGGAAGATAAACTTAAAATTGTAGAAAGACTTGACAAGTTTGGAGTAAAATTTATTGAGGCAGGCAATCCGGGTTCTAACATCAAAGACCAGGAGTTTTTTGCAAGGGTAAAACAAATGAGGCTTAAAAACGCAAAGCTTATCGCCTTTGGTTCAACAAGAAGAGTTGGAATTGATGTGAAAGATGACCCTAATATTCAATCATTAATTGCAGCTGATACTGAAGCTGTTGCAATTTTTGGAAAGTCATGGGATTTTCATGTAATAGAAGTGCTAAGAACAACAGAGGATGAGAATCTTCAAATGATTTATGATACAATAAAATATTTAAAGTCGTTGGGTAAGTATGTCGTATTTGATGCTGAACACTTTTTTGATGGTTATAAGAATAATAAAAAATATGCATTGGAGACATTAAAGGTTGCAAAAGAAGCCGGGGCAGACTCTTTAGACCTGTGCGATACAAACGGCGGTACTTTCCCGATGGATATTTATAACATCACTAAGGAAGTTGTTGAGATGTTTCCTGGGACATTGATTGGAATTCACTGTCACAACGATACAGGTATGGCTGTTGCAAACTCAATCATGGCAGTTTTGGCAGGGGCACGACAAGTTCAGGGGACTATAAATGGATATGGCGAAAGATGTGGTAATGCAGACCTTATCACACTAATTCCAAATCTTCAGCTAAAGCTTGGTTTTAAATGTGTACCGGATGAAAATATGAAACACCTGACATCCCTTTCAAGGTATGTTGCTGAAATTGCTAATATGATTCCAAACGAGCGCGCACCTTATGTGGGTGCTTATGCGTTTACTCACAAGGCTGGTATGCACATTGATGCTGTCAAGAAAAATCCGGCTTCATTTGAGCATATCAATCCTGAAATTGTTGGAAATACAAGAAGAATAGTACTATCTGAGGTTGCAGGAAGAGCTACAATTCTTGACAAGATTCGTGAAGTTGACCCGACAGTTACAAAAG
The DNA window shown above is from Caldicellulosiruptor owensensis OL and carries:
- a CDS encoding 2-isopropylmalate synthase, encoding MGNRVIKIFDTTLRDGEQTPGVSLNVNEKLEIAKQLEKLKVDVIEAGFAIASPGDFEAIKVISENIKDAVIVSLARAVEKDIDRAYEALKNAQAPRIHTFIATSDIHMKYKLKMTEEEVLERAVAMVKYAKKYVSDVEFSCEDATRSRIEFLIKVFDAVIKAGATVINIPDTVGYTTPEEMKRIIRALKENIPDIDKVQISVHCHNDLGLAVANSLAAVEEGVHQVECTINGLGERAGNAALEEIVMALKTRKDFYGVDVLIDTTQIYRTSKLVSSLTGVFVQPNKAIVGANAFAHESGIHQHGVLSERSTYEIIDPVSIGLPKNRMVLGKHSGRHAFEERLKELGYTDLTREEIDAAFEKFKVLADKKKVVLDKDIEALLEQKSLNIPETYELIRFQIISGNGLISTASVRIKSGDEEFEEAATGDGPVDAIFKAIDRITGLQIELDDYSIKAVTQGKDALGEVTVRIKKDGKAFLGRGLSTDILEASAKAYVNAINKMLYKISEE
- the ilvC gene encoding ketol-acid reductoisomerase, whose amino-acid sequence is MAKIFYDHDCNLDLLKDKTVAVIGFGSQGHAHALNLRDSGINVVVGLYQGSKSWAKAESHGLKVMTADEAAKLADVIMILVNDEKQPKLFKESIEPNLKEGKAIAFAHGFNIHFGQIVPPSYVDVIMIAPKGPGHTVRSQYEEGKGVPALVAVHQDYTGKALDIALAYAKGIGASRAGIILTTFKEETETDLFGEQAVLCGGLTELIKAGFDTLVEAGYQPEIAYFECLHEMKLIVDLIWQGGLSLMRYSISDTAEYGDYMTGKRIITEETRKEMKKVLEEIQNGTFAKKWILENMAGRPEFNSIRRREQNLLIEQIGKELRKMMPWIKPIKE
- the cimA gene encoding citramalate synthase, whose translation is MEDNKTIIIYDSTLRDGAQAGGISYTLEDKLKIVERLDKFGVKFIEAGNPGSNIKDQEFFARVKQMRLKNAKLIAFGSTRRVGIDVKDDPNIQSLIAADTEAVAIFGKSWDFHVIEVLRTTEDENLQMIYDTIKYLKSLGKYVVFDAEHFFDGYKNNKKYALETLKVAKEAGADSLDLCDTNGGTFPMDIYNITKEVVEMFPGTLIGIHCHNDTGMAVANSIMAVLAGARQVQGTINGYGERCGNADLITLIPNLQLKLGFKCVPDENMKHLTSLSRYVAEIANMIPNERAPYVGAYAFTHKAGMHIDAVKKNPASFEHINPEIVGNTRRIVLSEVAGRATILDKIREVDPTVTKDSPVTKEIIDELKRLENEGYQFESAEASFEMLIRKKLGLYQPFFTLKEFKVLINEPAVEYSSSAIVKIAVDGVTAITAAEGDGPVHALDSALRKALEKFYPELKEVHLVDYKVRVLNAETATAAKVRVLIESTDGKDTWTTVGVSTDIVNASWIALVDSLEYKLCKEKIEK